One Archangium violaceum genomic window, CTGAAACACGCCCCGCTGAGAACCCTGGCGGATTCCTGACGAATTGCCCGCTCAAGGCTCGCGCGGAAGCTGGCGCACCTGGAATCCCTTGCGGGTCAGGAGGTCGAGGATGCCGCGCTCCCCCACCAGGTGGCCGGCACCCACCACGACGAAGTGTGTCTCCGGCTTGTCGAGCATCGCCGCCATCTTGTCCGCCATCTCCTGGTTGCGCTTGAAGAAGAGAGCCTCGTAGAAGGGGCCGTAGACGGGGTCGTCCTTGTTCTCGAAGAGCACCTTGGCCAGGGCGTCGGGGTTACCGCCCTCCCACGCGGTGGCCACCTGGGCCATGCTGACCGACGTCAGCGCCGAGTTCTCGAGCTGATCCCTCAACATCAGATCCTGCAGCTCGTCGGAGAAGCCAGCGAGCATGCGCATCTGGCTGTCGAGCGTCTCCAGCTCCACGAGGGTCTTGCTGCCTCGCGCCCTGGCCAACAGCAGCCGGTCGATGCCACCCGCCTCCGAATAGCCGGCCTTCTGCATCTCCAACACGGAGAGCGTGATGGACAGCAGCCACGGCCGCATGCGCTCGACGGCCGCCGCGGGGAGCCCCACCCGCTGGAGCGCCTCGGGCAGCAGCGCTCGCGTCTCGGGACGCAGGTGCGCGCTCAGGCTGTCGGGCGGAGAGAGGATGCCCAGACTCATCACCAACCGCTGCGACTCGCGCGGAGACGCCTGGTCCGGATCCAGCTCCACCACCAGGGCCTGCGAGCGCTCGAGCGCGGCCTCCAGGGACGGCGGGAAGACGAACTGGCCGGGTCTGCCCAGATGCACCGAGCCGGTGAGATAGAGCGGCTTGTCCGGCGCACCCGGGCGCGTCACCTCCCAGAGGAAGGCAAGCGGCCGCGCGACGGCGGCGGGCTGTGGCGCGGAGACGGGAACGTCCCTCGCCGGGGTGGTGGCACAGGCGGTGCCGAAAACAGCGAGGAGGGCCAATAACAGTCGGGTCGGGCGCATGGTGTGTCCGTTGGGACGCGACAGTGAACGAGGGCCTGACGGCATACAAGTACGCCGGGCCGGATTCATCCGCGGAGCCGCTCGGCCTATGATCTCCCCGTCGTCCCCGGGGAGACCCGGCCGGGAGGGGCCCATGGCTCGAGACATGCTGTCGAAACACCTGCGTCCGCACGCACTCATCACCCTCGTCGCGGTGATGACGAGCGGATGCCTCGGCCACTTCTACGAAATTCCGCGGACGGAGCTGGAGCGCCTCGCGCGGACCCCACCCGAGGAGCGCGGACAGGGTGTGTATGCCGTGCAGAGGTTCTCAACGGCGGAGGAGCCGACACCTGCGCCTCCCTGGGCACCCGTCACGGGTGAGCCGCCACCGGGCTACTACCTGAGCCTGCACGGCCACTGGATGCCTTCCTTCTACGTCGATTACGGCGAGCCCTACTACGCGCCGCCCACCTACCGGGCCCCCGCCGTCCACGACGCCACGCCCGTCTCCGGTGCCCCATCCGGCGGCTCGGTAACCTCCGTGGGCTCTTCCGCGGGCTCTTCCCTCGACGCCATCAAGGCCGCCGACAGACTGCTGGTGGTGGCAGTAGTCGTCGGGGTCGCGGTAGGCGTCGGGCTGGCCGCCACCGAGGGCCTCCGCTACGAGGGCACGGTCGCCGTGCACCCGCATCACCCGTTGCACCTCTGGCACGGCGATGGCTCGCAGAGCATCGTCGCGCTCGACGAGCTCTCCCCCGAGCATCTGCAAGGCATCGACAGCGCCACGGTGTCGGGCCGCGAAGGCGCCGGAATGTGGCTGCGGGGTGCCGCGCCCATCAACCGCGCGGGCTTCTCGTACCAGTTCGGTGCCGGCGAGGACACCTTCACCCTGCCCGGCCGCCAGAGCCTGCGGAGCCTCGGCTTCCGCTTCGCGCTCGGCTACTACCCCTCGAGGAAGTTCGGCATCCTCGCCGACTCACGTCTGCAGTTCGACGATGACGCGCTCA contains:
- a CDS encoding TraB/GumN family protein, whose translation is MRPTRLLLALLAVFGTACATTPARDVPVSAPQPAAVARPLAFLWEVTRPGAPDKPLYLTGSVHLGRPGQFVFPPSLEAALERSQALVVELDPDQASPRESQRLVMSLGILSPPDSLSAHLRPETRALLPEALQRVGLPAAAVERMRPWLLSITLSVLEMQKAGYSEAGGIDRLLLARARGSKTLVELETLDSQMRMLAGFSDELQDLMLRDQLENSALTSVSMAQVATAWEGGNPDALAKVLFENKDDPVYGPFYEALFFKRNQEMADKMAAMLDKPETHFVVVGAGHLVGERGILDLLTRKGFQVRQLPREP